Proteins encoded together in one Haloarcula rubripromontorii window:
- a CDS encoding transposase encodes PLIKHREFRPIDHAHNARIDGPRYRQRAMCETVFSTIKRTLGDAVRARTWYGEFRELVLMCAVHNIKQSLKQ; translated from the coding sequence CCGCTGATCAAACATCGTGAGTTCCGACCCATCGATCACGCGCACAACGCGCGGATCGATGGGCCTCGATACCGCCAACGAGCGATGTGTGAGACCGTCTTCTCCACGATCAAGCGCACGCTCGGCGACGCCGTGCGTGCGCGAACTTGGTACGGTGAATTTCGTGAACTCGTCCTGATGTGTGCGGTTCACAACATCAAGCAATCTCTAAAACAGTGA